A genomic region of Melopsittacus undulatus isolate bMelUnd1 chromosome 5, bMelUnd1.mat.Z, whole genome shotgun sequence contains the following coding sequences:
- the LOC117436234 gene encoding interleukin-8-like, which yields MKDKAVAVVMILFISAMGTKGKALPRSAMELRCQCIGTHSKFIHPKFIHNVNLIPSGPHCKNVEVIATLTDGREVCLEPTAPWVKLVIKAILDKQNAKPETVS from the exons ATGAAGGACAAGGCTGTGGCTGTGGTCATGATTCTCTTCATATCAGCAATGGGAACAAAAG GTAAGGCGCTGCCACGCTCTGCAATGGAGCTCCGGTGCCAGTGCATAGGCACTCATTCCAAGTTCATCCATCCCAAGTTCATTCACAACGTGAACCTCATCCCCAGCGGACCTCACTGCAAGAACGTCGAAGTCAT AGCTACCCTGACGGATGGCCGGGAAGTCTGCCTGGAGCCCACCGCTCCCTGGGTGAAGCTCGTCATCAAGGCAATCCTAGACAA aCAAAATGCCAAACCTGAGACAGTGTCCTAA